A stretch of the Capsicum annuum cultivar UCD-10X-F1 chromosome 8, UCD10Xv1.1, whole genome shotgun sequence genome encodes the following:
- the LOC107839391 gene encoding phospholipid-transporting ATPase 1, giving the protein MENSTAGADSIMMKSSSIRSISSSRSRASGGGGGSVREVSLGDLGSKAVRYGSRGADSEGYGTSQKEISDEDSRIVYLSDPEKTNEKFEFSGNSIRTAKYSFVTFLPRNLFEQFHRVAYIYFLVIAILNQLPMLAVFGRGASILPLAFVLLVTAVKDAYEDYRRHRSDRIENNRLALVLLDGKFQEKKWKDIKVGEIIKISSSGTIPCDMVLLSTSDPTGVAYIQTINLDGESNLKTRYAKQETQMKIPERDSINGIIKCEKPNRNIYGFHANMEIDGKRVSLGPSNIILRGCELKNTNWAIGVAVYAGRETKAMLNNSGAPSKRSRLETRMNREIIILSIFLVTLCTLVSILAGFWLRDHKDELNTIPFYRKLDFSEGEVEDYNYYGWGLEIVFTFLMCVIVYQVMIPISLYISMELVRVGQAYFMIQDNRMYDENSKARFQCRALNINEDLGQIKYVFSDKTGTLTENKMEFQCASISGVDYGSGKSDSQEEIAGYSVQVERQVLRPKMKVKVDPVLLNISKKGKHSVEGKHVHDFFLALAACNTIVPLAVETSDPAVKLVEYQGESPDEQALVYAAAAYGFMLIERTSGHIVIDVQGERQRCNVLGLHEFDSDRKRMSVIIGCPDGTVKVFVKGADTSMFGVIDKSLNQNVVRATELHLHSYSSMGLRTLVMGMREMSASEFEEWQSSYEAANSAVIGRAALLRKVAGNVEKNLTILGASGIEDKLQEGVPEAIESLRVAGIKVWVLTGDKQETAISIGYSSKLLTNSMTQIVINNKSRESCKRSLEAALTRCKSLMPHNSEENIEAGASQIALIIDGTSLVYVLDGELEELLFQLASYCSVVLCCRVAPLQKAGIVALIKNRTDDMTLAIGDGANDVSMIQMADVGIGISGQEGRQAVMASDFAMGQFRFLVPLLLVHGHWNYQRIGYMILYNFYRNAILVFVLFWYALFTAFTLTTALTDWSSMLYSIIYTAVPTIVVGILDKDLSRVTLLKYPQLYGAGQRHESYNKKLFWVTMIDTLWQSIVAFFVPVLAYRESEVDISSIGDLWTLAVVILVNVHLAMDVIRWSWITHAAIWGSIVATFICVMVIDSLTFLPGYWAIFHAAGEAKFWLCLISITIAALAPRFIVKAFIHHVRPRDIQVAREGEKFRTLTDSQTAEIEMNPIVDHPQR; this is encoded by the exons ATGGAGAATTCCACAGCTGGAGCTGATTCTATTATGATGAAGTCTTCTTCTATAAGAAGCATATCATCTAGTAGGTCAAGGGCAtctggtgggggtggggggtctGTGAGGGAGGTGAGTTTAGGTGATTTAGGATCGAAAGCAGTGAGATATGGGTCGAGGGGTGCGGATTCTGAGGGGTATGGAACATCTCAAAAGGAGATTAGTGATGAggattcaagaattgtttattTAAGCGATCCTGAAAAGACCAATGAGAAGTTTGAGTTTTCAGGGAATTCAATTAGGACTGCTAAATACTCTTTTGTGACCTTCTTGCCTAGAAACTTGTTTGAGCAGTTTCATAGAGTTGCATATATCTACTTTCTGGTGATTGCTATCCTGAATCAGCTTCCTATGTTGGCTGTTTTCGGTCGGGGAGCTTCAATTCTTCCGTTGGCTTTTGTGCTATTAGTTACAGCAGTTAAGGATGCCTATGAGGATTATAGGCGTCATCGCTCTGATAGGATTGAGAATAACCGGTTGGCATTGGTGTTGTTAGATGGTAAGTTTCAAGAGAAGAAATGGAAGGATATAAAGGTGGGTGAAATCATCAAGATTTCATCAAGTGGTACCATTCCTTGTGATATGGTATTGCTCTCGACAAGTGATCCTACTGGGGTTGCTTATATCCAGACTATTAATTTAGATGGGGAATCAAATCTGAAGACACGATATGCAAAACAGGAGACGCAAATGAAGATACCAGAAAGGGACAGTATTAATGGGATAATCAAATGTGAGAAACCGAATAGGAATATTTATGGTTTTCATGCTAATATGGAAATAGATGGAAAGCGCGTTTCTCTTGGACCTTCAAATATAATCCTCCGTGGCTGTGAGCTCAAGAACACTAATTGGGCTATTGGAGTTGCAGTTTATGCTGGAAGAGAAACTAAAGCTATGCTCAACAACTCTGGAGCTCCATCAAAGAGGAGCCGTCTTGAGACTCGCATGAACAGGGAGATCATAATCCTCTCCATCTTCCTTGTTACATTATGTACCCTTGTCTCCATTTTGGCCGGTTTTTGGTTGAGGGACCACAAGGATGAGTTAAATACCATCCCCTTCTACAGGAAATTGGACTTCTCAGAAGGCGAAGTTGAAGACTATAATTATTATGGCTGGGGACTGGAAATAGTGTTTACTTTTCTGATGTGTGTTATCGTCTACCAGGTTATGATCCCCATATCACTGTACATATCTATGGAGCTTGTTCGTGTTGGTCAGGCTTACTTTATGATCCAAGATAATAGAATGTATGATGAAAATTCAAAAGCAAGATTCCAGTGTAGGGCTCTTAACATAAATGAGGATCTAGGCCAAATAAAATATGTTTTCTCTGACAAAACTGGTACGTTAACTGAGAACAAGATGGAATTTCAATGTGCAAGCATTTCGGGTGTAGATTATGGTAGTGGAAAATCAGATTCCCAAGAAGAAATAGCTGGATACTCTGTTCAAG TGGAACGACAGGTTTTAAGGCCGAAAATGAAAGTGAAGGTTGATCCAGTGCTTTTGAATATATCAAAAAAGGGGAAGCATTCAGTTGAAGGGAAACATGTTCATGATTTCTTCCTTGCATTAGCTGCTTGCAACACAATTGTACCTCTTGCTGTGGAGACATCTGATCCAGCTGTGAAGCTGGTGGAGTACCAAGGGGAGTCTCCGGATGAGCAGGCATTGGTTTATGCTGCTGCTGCTTATGGGTTTATGCTCATTGAGAGAACATCAGGCCATATAGTAATAGATGTTCAAGGAGAAAGACAAAG ATGCAATGTACTGGGCTTACACGAATTTGACAGTGATCGGAAGAGAATGTCAGTAATAATAGGCTGCCCCGACGGCACAGTGAAAGTCTTTGTAAAAGGTGCCGATACATCCATGTTTGGTGTCATAGATAAATCATTAAACCAGAACGTAGTACGAGCAACAGAACTGCATCTACATTCctattcatcaatgggtctcaGAACTCTTGTAATGGGAATGAGAGAAATGAGTGCTTCTGAATTTGAGGAATGGCAGTCTTCTTATGAGGCAGCAAACAGTGCTGTGATCGGTAGGGCAGCTTTACTTCGGAAAGTAGCTGGCAATGTAGAAAAGAACCTCACAATATTAGGTGCCTCTGGTATTGAAGATAAATTGCAGGAAGGTGTTCCAGAAGCAATTGAATCGTTAAGAGTTGCAGGCATTAAAGTTTGGGTTTTGACTGGGGACAAGCAAGAAACTGCAATTTCAATTGGCTATTCCTCAAAACTTTTAACGAACAGTATGACCCAGATTGTGATAAACAACAAATCTAGGGAGTCATGTAAAAGGTCTTTGGAAGCTGCGCTGACTAGGTGTAAGAGTTTAATGCCACATAATAGTGAGGAAAACATTGAAGCTGGAGCAAGTCAAATTGCTTTGATTATTGATGGAACAAGCCTTGTTTATGTCCTCGACGGCGAACTTGAAGAACTG CTATTCCAGTTGGCGAGTTATTGTTCTGTTGTACTCTGTTGTCGGGTGGCCCCACTACAAAAGGCCGGAATTGTTGCTCTCATAAAGAACCGCACAGATGATATGACACTCGCAATTGGGGATG GTGCAAATGATGTGTCAATGATCCAAATGGCTGATGTGGGCATTGGCATCAGTGGCCAAGAGGGACGTCAAGCCGTGATGGCATCAGATTTTGCAATGGGACAGTTTAGATTCTTGGTCCCTCTTCTGTTGGTTCATGGCCATTGGAATTATCAAAGAATAGGCTACATGATATTATACAACTTCTACAGAAATGCTATCCTTGTCTTTGTCTTATTCTG GTATGCTCTCTTTACAGCTTTCACTTTGACCACCGCTCTAACTGACTGGAGCAGCATGTTATACTCCATAATATACACTGCGGTGCCTACAATAGTTGTTGGGATTCTCGATAAGGATCTAAGTAGAGTGACTCTTTTGAAGTATCCGCAACTCTACGGTGCTGGACAAAGGCACGAGAGCTataataagaaattattttgggTAACCATGATTGACACCTTATGGCAAAGCATAGTGGCCTTCTTTGTACCTGTTCTAGCATACCGGGAAAGTGAGGTTGATATCTCAAGCATTGGAGACCTATGGACACTTGCTGTTGTTATTTTGGTCAACGTACATCTAGCAATGGATGTGATCCGTTGGTCTTGGATTACTCATGCTGCCATTTGGGGATCTATAGTAGCCACTTTTATTTGTGTCATGGTCATTGACTCACTGACGTTTCTACCTGGATACTG GGCCATATTCCATGCGGCCGGGGAAGCTAAATTCTGGCTGTGCTTGATTTCCATAACAATAGCTGCACTTGCTCCTCGTTTTATTGTCAAAGCTTTCATTCACCATGTTAGACCTCGCGATATTCAGGTTGCAAGAGAAGGAGAGAAGTTCAGAACTTTAACAGACTCTCAGACAGCAGAAATAGAAATGAATCCAATTGTTGACCATCCCCAAAGATAA
- the LOC107839392 gene encoding probable inactive leucine-rich repeat receptor-like protein kinase At3g03770 — protein MQPLQPHHFLEKPTKKIAMGIASTVQYSWWLVVFTVFLLFNLSHELLETSQYEAIVKIKQLLNFPEDLSSWSDNTDFCNSEPNTALTLMCYEDNVTQLHVSGYNWFPNLPQGFSTDTLFSNLALLPNLKVLSLVSLGLRGTLPKQIGYLSSLEIVNVSSNLFSGEIPGEIFYLKSLQTLILDDNKFTGQVPEGVGSLVSLSVLSFKNNSFSGSLPDSLASLHTLRILSLSGNNFSGVVPNLHKLSNLQVLDLESNNLGPDFPSVPKKLVSLVLRKNKFSLGVPKEVSSCYQLKKLDISSNELVGPFSPTILSLSSLSYLDISGNKLTGKLLKNVTCSQELSFVNLSSNYLTGDLPACLHSSSGSKIVLFSGNCLWNKEQWQHPYSFCQNEALAVSIEPHKKKVEGGHGKAVLASSMVGGFVGVVAITGLAFVVFRKEYAKQKASKAPQTRLILEKVSPAHTLKLLNDARYLSETRKLGLLGAPPYRTFVLDELREATNNFDISNLIGASSSGQIYKGRLTDGAVVAIRSIRMMKRHNVQSYTHQLGRISKIRYCHLVSTIGHCFECNQDDSSVSRICLVLEFVPNGTLRGVISEANSAQKLTWTQRMSAAIGIAKGIQFLHTGLVPGIFSNQLKITDILLDQNFHVKISKYNLRLLTENKKMDSGPFSSGSKGNNEQRLKYEEKDDVYDFGVILLEIISGRTINTKNDIDVSKDILIVSLTADEIARRNIIDPSVRKECSDGSLRTLMELCIRCLSGEPSQRPSVEDLIWNLQFAAQVQDPWNRDTYGNLESPAHV, from the exons ATGCAGCCTCTTCAACCCCACCATTTTCTTgaaaaaccaacaaaaaaaattgCTATGGGAATTGCAAGTACAGTGCAGTATTCATGGTGGCTTGTTGTATTCACGGTGTTTCTTCTGTTTAATTTATCACATGAGTTGTTAGAAACTTCACAGTATGAAGCTATAGTGAAAATCAAGCAGCTTTTGAACTTCCCTGAAGATCTGAGTAGTTGGAGTGACAACACTGATTTTTGCAACAGTGAGCCAAACACTGCCTTAACACTCATGTGTTATGAAGACAATGTCACACAGCTTCATGTTTCTGGTTACAACTGGTTTCCTAATTTGCCTCAGGGATTTTCTACAGACACCCTTTTCTCTAATCTTGCTCTTTTGCCTAATTTAAAGGTTCTTTCTTTGGTTTCTTTGGGTTTAAGAGGAACTTTACCTAAACAGATTGGATATTTATCTTCTTTGGAAATTGTTAATGTTAGTTCAAACTTGTTTTCTGGTGAGATTCCAGGAGAGATTTTTTATTTGAAGAGTCTTCAGACACTTATTTTGGATGATAATAAGTTTACAGGTCAAGTTCCTGAAGGGGTAGGTTCACTTGTTTCTTTGTCTGTTTTGAGTTTCAAGAACAATTCATTTTCTGGTTCATTGCCTGATTCTTTGGCTAGTTTGCATACCCTAAGAATTCTTTCTCTTTCTGGTAATAATTTTTCTGGGGTTGTTCCAAATCTTCATAAGCTGTCAAATTTACAAGTTCTTGATTTGGAAAGCAACAATCTTGGACCTGATTTCCCTAGTGTTCCAAAGAAGCTGGTATCTTTGGTACTTAGGAAGAACAAGTTCAGTTTAGGGGTACCAAAAGAAGTGAGTTCTTGTTATCAGTTGAAGAAACTGGATATTTCTTCCAATGAGCTTGTTGGACCCTTTTCACCAACAATTTTGTCACTGTCATCACTCAGCTATTTGGATATTTCTGGAAACAAACTAACTGGAAAGCTTCTGAAGAATGTGACATGCAGTCAAGAACTTTCTTTTGTGAATCTATCATCAAATTACTTGACAGGGGATTTGCCTGCTTGTTTGCACTCGAGTTCTGGTTCCAAGATTGTATTGTTTTCTGGGAATTGTCTGTGGAATAAAGAGCAGTGGCAGCATCCTTACTCATTTTGTCAGAATGAAGCTTTGGCTGTTAGTATTGAGCCTCATAAGAAAAAGGTTGAAGGGGGACATGGTAAAGCTGTTCTTGCTTCAAGTATGGTAGGAGGTTTTGTTGGAGTAGTAGCGATTACCGGTTTGGCTTTCGTGGTTTTCAGAAAAGAGTATGCCAAGCAGAAAGCTAGTAAAGCCCCTCAAACAAGATTGATACTTGAAAAAGTCTCTCCTGCTCACACTCTTAAGCTGCTTAATGATGCAA GGTATCTTTCTGAAACGAGGAAGTTGGGACTGCTCGGGGCCCCTCCTTATCGAACTTTTGTCTTGGATGAGCTTCGAGAGGCCACTAACAACTTTGATATCTCGAACCTAATTGGTGCAAGCTCCAGTGGGCAG ATTTACAAAGGGCGACTCACGGATGGTGCTGTGGTTGCTATAAGAAGCATAAGAATGATGAAGAGGCACAACGTCCAGTCCTACACTCATCAACTAGGGCGTATTTCAAAGATCAGATACTGCCATTTAGTTAGTACAATTGGACACTGCTTTGAATGCAATCAAGATGACTCGAGTGTTAGCCGGATATGTTTAGTCCTTGAATTCGTGCCAAATGGGACACTGCGGGGAGTCATATCAG AAGCAAATTCAGCTCAAAAGCTTACATGGACGCAACGGATGTCAGCTGCAATAGGGATAGCAAAGGGAATTCAGTTCCTTCATACCGGATTAGTACCAGGGATATTCTCCAATCAATTGAAGATAACAGATATCTTGCTGGATCAGAATTTCCATGTAAAGATTAGCAAATACAATCTGCGTTTGTTAactgaaaataagaaaatg GATTCTGGACCGTTTTCTAGTGGATCAAAGGGGAATAATGAGCAGAG GTTAAAATACGAGGAGAAAGATGATGTGTATGACTTTGGAGTAATCTTACTTGAAATCATATCGGGAAGGACAATCAATACAAAAAATGATATCGATGTTTCTAAAGACATT CTAATAGTTAGCTTAACAGCTGACGAAATAGCTCGGAGGAACATCATTGATCCATCTGTTCGGAAGGAATGTTCAGATGGTTCACTTAGAACGTTAATGGAGTTATGCATAAGATGCCTTTCAGGCGAACCATCACAACGTCCTTCTGTGGAAGACTTGATATGGAACTTGCAGTTTGCAGCTCAGGTTCAAGACCCTTGGAATAGAGACACTTATGGCAACCTGGAGTCTCCTGCTCATGTGTAA